Proteins encoded within one genomic window of Pararhizobium capsulatum DSM 1112:
- a CDS encoding flagellar export protein FliJ, translating to MKSRESLVRLKEFQVKEKQRQLNQLQMMMAEFDRMTKELESQINFEEKKSGITDPSHFAYPTFAKAARQRADNLQVSVRELRIQQDAAELALEEVQAEHAKAAALEERDSNVRLRA from the coding sequence ATGAAGTCACGTGAAAGCCTTGTGCGCCTGAAGGAATTTCAGGTGAAGGAAAAGCAGCGTCAGTTGAACCAGCTTCAAATGATGATGGCCGAGTTTGACCGGATGACCAAGGAATTGGAAAGCCAGATCAACTTCGAGGAGAAGAAGTCGGGGATCACCGATCCTTCTCATTTCGCCTATCCCACATTTGCAAAGGCCGCCCGTCAGCGCGCTGACAATTTGCAGGTGTCCGTACGCGAGTTAAGGATCCAGCAGGATGCTGCGGAATTGGCTCTGGAGGAAGTCCAGGCCGAGCACGCAAAGGCAGCTGCGCTGGAAGAACGCGACAGCAACGTGCGGCTGCGCGCCTGA
- the ctrA gene encoding response regulator transcription factor CtrA, whose product MRVLLIEDDSATAQSIELMLKSESFNVYTTDLGEEGVDLGKLYDYDIILLDLNLPDMSGYEVLRTLRLSKVKTPILILSGMAGIEDKVRGLGFGADDYMTKPFHKDELVARIHAIVRRSKGHAQSVISTGELIVNLDAKTVEVGGQRVHLTGKEYQMLELLSLRKGTTLTKEMFLNHLYGGMDEPELKIIDVFICKLRKKLANAAGGANYIETVWGRGYVLREPDGDFAESA is encoded by the coding sequence ATGCGGGTTCTACTGATTGAAGACGACAGCGCGACAGCGCAGAGCATCGAATTGATGCTCAAGTCGGAAAGTTTTAACGTTTACACCACCGATCTCGGTGAAGAGGGTGTCGATCTCGGCAAGCTCTATGACTACGACATCATTCTGCTGGACCTGAACCTGCCGGACATGTCGGGTTATGAAGTTCTGCGCACGCTGCGCCTGTCGAAGGTCAAGACACCGATCCTCATCCTCTCCGGCATGGCCGGCATCGAGGACAAGGTTCGCGGCCTCGGCTTCGGCGCCGACGACTACATGACCAAGCCGTTCCACAAGGACGAACTGGTTGCGCGTATTCACGCGATCGTCCGCCGCTCCAAGGGTCATGCCCAGTCGGTCATCTCGACTGGCGAACTGATCGTCAATCTCGACGCCAAGACCGTCGAAGTCGGCGGCCAGCGCGTCCACCTGACGGGCAAGGAATACCAGATGCTCGAGCTGCTCTCACTGCGCAAGGGCACGACGCTCACCAAGGAAATGTTCCTCAACCACCTTTACGGCGGCATGGACGAGCCTGAACTGAAGATTATCGACGTGTTCATCTGCAAGCTGCGCAAGAAGCTCGCAAATGCCGCCGGCGGCGCGAACTATATCGAAACGGTCTGGGGCCGGGGCTACGTGCTTCGCGAACCGGACGGCGATTTCGCAGAAAGCGCCTGA
- a CDS encoding response regulator gives MQRLMIADDSDVVRKVGKRILSGMGFLVSEAANGLEALVRCQAELPNIIIVDAALDGALELIGNIRRLPEGKSVRIYYCVVEADLKKMMAGKRAGADDFLLKPFDRKILTSVFAALSIAA, from the coding sequence ATGCAACGCTTGATGATTGCCGATGATTCCGACGTCGTAAGAAAAGTTGGAAAGCGGATTCTCTCCGGGATGGGGTTTCTCGTCTCGGAAGCCGCAAACGGCCTTGAAGCCCTCGTGCGCTGCCAGGCAGAATTGCCCAACATCATTATCGTCGATGCTGCTTTGGATGGTGCCCTGGAGCTGATCGGCAATATCCGCCGCCTGCCGGAGGGCAAGTCCGTGCGCATCTATTACTGCGTTGTCGAGGCGGATCTGAAGAAGATGATGGCCGGCAAGCGCGCCGGTGCCGACGACTTCCTGCTAAAGCCCTTCGATCGCAAGATCCTCACAAGCGTCTTCGCCGCCTTGTCGATCGCCGCCTGA